One window of Fusarium keratoplasticum isolate Fu6.1 chromosome 2, whole genome shotgun sequence genomic DNA carries:
- a CDS encoding HET domain-containing protein: MRLLNANTFQLEQFYDNDIPPYAILSHTWTKDEVTFQEFSTLSWDDPRLEKTVGCCKQALQDDLTYVWVDTFCIDKASSAELSEAINSMYKWYGDSTVCYAYLSDVHPGNDDDSFSESRWFTRGWTLQELLAPGYIRFFDSSWISIGQKYAWKKPSKDFGPPVLREKPGPDDDLSQKLSNITSISVAALRHEVDVGSVSVAEKMSWAAERETTRSEDIAYSLLGIFGINMPLLYGEGGKRAFIRLQEEIISQTYDHTIFSWGFDRGPTHGGIFATSPLDFAGGGNIVPISIGHKSHYTVTNLGVQIRLPVMTVQNGVQYAFFDATRGQSHGLVMSIPLYYADGTGDNEDILVRDPCSMPVFMSDNWLRQATMRQLYLSKSSSVEVERNRRQYTLFVAKELNEAGYLPAELYPHATFSTVDHTTIYFGPWAPGEERLALVTYKSRSPYHPTFKVKVIYDDDRSSCLLSLADGGYPLVADVELTASYEDYWTLGNEWREVVNLGTLGDVSAKMEKLWPESIYCHLSLTPSTDSISDGGGVDL; encoded by the coding sequence ATGAGGCTACTCAATGCAAATACCTTCCAGCTGGAACAATTCTACGATAATGACATTCCCCCTTATGCAATCCTCTCTCACACATGGACCAAAGATGAAGTCACCTTTCAAGAGTTCTCAACTCTCTCCTGGGACGACCCCAGGCTCGAAAAGACAGTTGGCTGCTGTAAGCAAGCCCTCCAGGATGACCTTACGTATGTGTGGGTCGACACATTTtgcatcgacaaggccagcagcgctGAGCTATCcgaagccatcaactccatgtACAAGTGGTATGGTGACTCCACCGTCTGTTACGCCTACCTCAGCGACGTCCATCCGGGTAACGATGACGATTCTTTCAGTGAGAGCCGCTGGTTCACGCGGGGATGGACTTTACAAGAACTCCTGGCGCCTGGATATATCAGGTTCTTTGATTCCTCGTGGATAAGCATTGGTCAGAAGTACGCCTGGAAGAAGCCGTCCAAAGACTTCGGACCGCCTGTCCTTCGAGAGAAGCCAGGGCCCGATGATGACCTGTCTCAAAAGCTCTCAAATATCACCAGCATATCGGTCGCTGCCCTCCGGCATGAGGTGGATGTGGGTAGCGTCAGCGTGGCTGAGAAGATGTCGTGGGCCGCTGAGCGTGAGACTACGCGCTCCGAGGACATAGCATACTCTTTGCTTGGCATCTTTGGTATCAACATGCCTCTTCTGTATGGCGAAGGGGGCAAGCGTGCATTCATTCGGCTGCAGGAGGAAATTATCAGTCAGACCTATGACCACACTATCTTCTCATGGGGCTTCGACAGGGGACCGACGCATGGTGGAATTTTCGCCACCTCCCCCTTAGACTTTGCCGGGGGCGGCAATATCGTGCCTATAAGCATTGGGCATAAGTCTCACTACACAGTGACAAATCTTGGAGTCCAGATTCGGCTCCCCGTCATGACTGTCCAAAATGGAGTTCAGTACGCCTTCTTTGATGCCACAAGGGGACAGAGTCACGGGCTGGTCATGTCCATTCCGTTATACTACGCAGATGGCACTGGGGATAATGAGGACATTCTTGTGCGAGACCCCTGCAGCATGCCTGTCTTCATGTCTGATAATTGGCTTCGCCAAGCCACGATGAGACAACTATACCTTTCTAAAAGCTCCTCAGTCGAAGTAGAGAGAAATCGGCGCCAGTATACCCTATTCGTGGCTAAAGAACTGAATGAGGCCGGCTATCTACCTGCAGAACTGTACCCACATGCGACTTTCTCAACCGTTGACCACACAACGATATATTTCGGACCTTGGGCAcctggagaggagaggttgGCTCTTGTCACGTATAAGAGTCGGAGTCCTTACCACCCTACATTTAAAGTCAAAGTCATCTACGACGATGACCGCAGTAGTTGCCTTCTTAGTCTCGCCGATGGCGGATATCCGCTTGTAGCCGACGTGGAACTGACAGCTAGTTACGAGGACTATTGGACTTTGGGTAATGAGTGGAGGGAAGTCGTCAACTTGGGTACTCTGGGCGATGTATCAGCTAAAATGGAAAAGTTGTGGCCTGAAAGCATCTATTGCCATCTGAGCTTAACTCCTTCAACAGATTCAATATCTGATGGAGGCGGAGTGGACTTGTGA